GAAAAGAGAACAGAAGTAGACAATaagtttcgaaaaataaagatttctgAAAGAGATAAAAGTTTCACCGAGGAGAAGAAACCTTGAACTGAAAAAGAATCGAAAGACTGCGTATCTCTTTTCATCAGAGTTTTGTATCTCCGACTTTCATTGCCTTATATGTCACTTTTGACGTTACGCGTTAAAAGAACGCGCGCTGACGCGACGGAGTGTTCacggagggggggggaggggcgTTGACCTTTAATTAAAGCGATCGACATCGACGGGGTGGACGGCCGCGAGTATTACGCGCGGAGAGGGAAGTTAATCGTAAACGGCTCTTGTTTTCCGCTGCTTCAGGCGCTGGTGCTGGTGTTCGCGGTGTTGGTGCAAGTGGCCATTGTCGGGCAATGGTTTTACGGCGAACCACCTGCGGTGATCCAGGTGCAGCAGCAGGCGGGCGCGCCGGGCCAGGCCGCGCCGCCGTCCGCCACCTCCTGCAAGACACCGCTCGGACAGATAGTGGCTTCCCTCGGGTAAACTTTCGCTAGTGCAAACCTAACTTCTAACCGCCGTGACTCGCGCGAGTCGAATTGGCGGTAACAGCCTATCCTCCGGGAGCGGATAAGCCGCGGAGATGCGCGCCATTGATAACGCGAACAATCGCGCGATCTTCGCGGCGCGAAAGTGCAGAAGTTACTTCGACCGATGAATCAAGTGGATTATTACCTTGCAACTTTTccaatatttcacatttgattaattattcctggaaattttcttttattacattcaaAAAGATTCAAAAGACCAAATGATTTATAACGACTTTCTTTgccgattttatattttctcttcaattaagtaatttttaatttattaattttatccacTTTCACTTCGGTTAAAGGAAACTCTACTCTAATCtacaattgttattaaattctaGGTATCCCGGAGCGCTGCTGGTAGCAGTGACTTGTCTAGCGGTACGGGCGCGCGGTGTCCGAGACAATAATCGCGAGGCGGCCTTCATCGGCCTGGCGGTCGGCCTCTCGCTGCCGATCTGGATCTCCAGCGCGATCGGCTCGCTCGCGGCCGGCAGCGAGGACGACCGGGAGGCCTGGCTGGCCTACGGCCTGCTGGCCACGTCGCTCTTCGTCTTCCTCACCATGTTTCTGCCGAAGGGACGCCAGCTGGCTGCTCTTGGTCGCGAAGGGCCCGCCGCGGTCATCCGCGACCGCGACGACGCCCTCAGTTCCCTTCCCGGCAGCGGCTATTCGCCCTCCTTCTTCCACTTCAAGCCCGCGGAAGCGTCCTTGAAGAGGAAGATGCATTACCACAGTGCCGGTAGGTCGCCAGACGTCTCTAAAGACGCGATTGATAATGACGTCAGCGCGTTTCGCGAAGAAAAACACGCGTTGAAGGCGCGCGGGTGCAGATATCATCGCGGCGATCTCTCCATTTACGGAATATTCGAGTTTCTCTCGCAAGCTGCAGCGCGCAACTGCATCGTTCCGATTCGCTTGTGCGATACCGCGGGCAGAAGATCAGCCGCAGATCGTCGGTTcacgtttgaaaaaaaaaaaaaaaaaaaaccaacgGTGTAATCGCGCCGACTAACAGAAACGCGGTCACGACCGACGAAATCGTCGGCGCGTGAATAAATGAGAAAGTATAAACAAGCGGGACGACGCTAAATTTCCGTCGTTTGAAAATGGAGCGAGAATTGAGCGACGATTCTCGCGGCCGATGACGCGGAAATGTTTGCGATCGTCGCGTCTGTCGCGCGAGCACGCACgtgtgtattttaaatacacgGTTGCAATAGTGTTGCTTAACTCGCCGCGATCGTTCTTCGCGAGTCGCGAGAGTCGTCGTTCGCGAGCAGAGAGACGGAAGGTTTAAATCGACCGTGATCAAGTAGCCGGTTAATGCAATCAGCTGAAGACGCGCTCCGGAATCGACGGTAATGGCAGGCGTGATTCACGTAATCGCCTCTCCCCCGAGATTATCGTAACGTGGaaacttgtataattatagatCGAGTCGCACTGGTCTCGTCCGGGATACCCGGATGCAGCGCCTGCAGGCACGGAGGAAGTCCCATATACTCGGACGGTAAGCccgtcattatttattttcagaatcaGTCGGCCGATTAATATTACCGTGCCGTATGCAAACCGCCCtcttgcacgcgcgcgcgctgtTGTATTCCCCCGAcgcgcagagagagagagagcccgCTCGTAAGGATGCACCTCGGGGACGTGCATTTTTCTCGGTTACGGTACGGCCCGGTGCCCTTCGCGTCACGCAAATACGTCGGGAAACCGCCGTAACGGAACAAAAGCGACAAAAGCGTATCGATCTGCCGCGATCTGGACGTCACGGCAAATATTAATAGACTGgaataacatataattagCGCAACATCAATCATGAACAAAGCcacgtattattattaaagttttcaaaattgaacACTCctttgtttcattaattatacgaCGTCCAAAAATctgatacaaattttttaataaattcaaaaaatatcaaaattcggGAAATTTCAGGAatcgaaaaaaatcaaattaaatattgcgcACAAGCTTTATCgcttattttatcaattttagctcaaatatattcagatataatttttttgcgtcGAGTACTTGGTGTCCGTCGTACAGAATGTCTCGGACGAGGCGCGCGTGTATCATCCGCGGAATCTCAACACTTCCCGTGTCTTTCCTGGCCCGAAACTTTTCCCTCGTCACGCTGACGCCCTCGGCGACCTTCACCTCGAGGTGCGAACGAAAGGGAGGAAAAGCGGCAGCGGGGCGGCGGAAAGAGGCGGAGGAGGGAGAAAGTCCGAGGCGGAGGTCAATCGCTTCTCGTTGCGCGACGTTGGAGGAGGACGAGAGAATAAATCCCGTTAGACTGGACCCATGGGTCTCGCAAAAACGACAACGCCGAGCCGGCGACGAGAAAATTCGCGATTCCGCGTCGCGGGAGAATAAAATGCAGCGCGCGATTGCGATGGTCGCCGCCGCTTCGGCATCCCGCATGCGTGTCTCGTCTTCGCATCCGAGAATcgagagatatatatttcctTTTGGAGAACAACACAGTAAGCGGGAATTTCACACTTTCTAGAGATGTATAATGAAaatcgtgcgcgcgcgcgcatacgtTAACGAGTTTCTAGATCCTATTCAGCGCTATTCGAAGGGAACGCATTATTGTAATGAGGCCGCGCCGTTACGTTCGTTCGTTACTCAACGTATTACAAACAggtaccaaaaaaaaaaagaaaataaataaaataaaggagATATTTTAGGCTCGAGGCTCAAGTGGGAGAGATATTTATCGTGCCACTTTACGGGTCCAGTCGACGCGGACCGCGAGATCGTTTCGCGAGAACGTACGCATTCACGCGGCGACGTAGACGATATGCTCGTAAATCACAGCTGGATGACTTTCACCCACGCGATACATTTGCACTAAAGACACGCACGCGTCCATTTAGCGAGTGGCGCGGCGCACTTTGTAACGAGTGTATGATGCGGTCGCGGCATCAGCGATATCGTGATCTTCGCCTCGGATCTCGTCGAGAAATCGCATACGCCGCTTTCGCGGCCGAAGAAGGCTCGATAATACTCCCGGCTCGCGTAGAAATGGACATTTTCCCGCGGACGTTATCCGTTGATATACATCGCGCGACGATCTGACGATACACTTCTTTACGGTAAAGCTCATTATCGCGAGCAAGGCGTGAAATATGCGGGAGATTACGAAAGGCAAAGGTCGCTAGCCTTCTCGGACGTGGAACAACTCGCTCGTTCACGACGCTCATTACACGAGGCACGACGTCTGCCTCACTGACAAGGAGCTTCCTTTGCATTATCATCAGCGCATAGCACATGAAACGAACGGTACAACAAATGCAACAtcaatcaaaaatttcaaaaaaaattctgcGAATGCTTatgtttcgaattttttttttttttttttaatttaatagaaattgcaTATATCAAAAGTAGTGCCTAATTAATGCATGAGGCGAAAACGAACACGCGTAATCGCCTTGTAACGACAGCTGCGAGCGACGAGACCCACTTTAAAGCCGGCGATTTAAATTACAGCGTAACGAGGGCTCCGTCCCGGTTTTGCACGACGCCACTCCGATGAGGCATAACTCGCGCGTATCgatactataatttattatcgtgaAAGGAAAACAACCATTAGACACGCGGCGTAGAAAATTACGACCGGATTCGCGCTCTTCTCAAGTCGATACTGAATAATCAATTTCTTCCGGCAGACGTGAATCGAGGCAATGGGCGGTTTTATTCCCGTTTTGCGCAattagtttttcttttttgctccATCACTTTATGAGCAAGAACGCGACCACGTATCTCCGTATTATTTGCAGACGTACACGCACCGATGGAGACGTTCGTCTTGCCACCCGGCATGTACTTGAGGCCGGAAGATACTGGAAAACTCTACACGACATTGTCGGCCAATCCCAATGTGTTCTTCCAGAGAGCGGCTCATCCAGGGATGATGTATTGATAAGACGGGTCTTATCGTCAGTGACAATGGATACTCACTTTTGTATCGCGCTCTAGATTAAATTGCAGTCGAGAGCGAATGTCGCTCTCTCGTCGCTGTAAATAATTCACTTGACGAGCGCCGCAAGAAATATTGTGAAGCAACtctataaactttttttacaacTCAGATGATTACAGAATGTGTTTTGCGAGAgatgcatataattaattataaaatgacgCGAATAATAAACGAGTCTGTGTTGCGAACTGTTCATGGAAAGGATTCCTGCTAAAAGTATGTATGTGCGTATGTGCGTGTGCCTTCAGAATAATGCAATAAACGtatgatacatttttttatacaagatCTACCTGTTTTTAATGATCTCCGTTAATTTTTCTGACTTGcaggaaaaaagaatttttttttgaaaaatattacattaattgtttaatttaagaatatttttaactaattaaaaattgatattaattattctacaatattaaataattttcttatcatTCCAAGCGTCAGATTTTTGtcagaaaaattgatttcagaTTAGTAAAAGAATCAGTCATTATCAGCTGATCAACTGATCAACTGATCAGCTGATTAGCTGATACTGGTCGATTGTGCCACGTCTCTTTTTGCTGGAAAGATTAAAAAGATCGACGacaaactgtaaaaaaatctactAATCGCATATTACATTCGATCACGCACGTGTAACTGCAGCTTAAGCGGCAGACTACATAATGACAGACTTGACGTCACATGGCACAACGGCAGTAGTGGGAGAAAGCTATCTTCCCTCTACATCTGTCAACAATATGGCTCCGTAACAAGAAACGCGTCAGTCCGCAGCGATCGGACGTCCAGATGTTATTCGTGGTGGGAAAAGCGACGAGTTTCGTTGGCGGAACGGCAGTTTCCTCGCGTTCGACATAGCCGAGTGAAAGTATCACGCGAGCGTACGGCGCGCTCACCACGTCGCACCACCTCGTTTCTAACCTGTCGAACGATGAGCCATCATCTGCCACTGTGCGGAGTCACCGCGACGTAACTCGTTCGTCCACGCTAcgtgaattatataaattctccGTGAAACCGCGTTCGAGTCGCAGAAATGGCACGTACGGCGGAACGACTCAGGTAAATCGAAAATAAGTCAGTTTCTACTATGAATTCTATGTAggttatatcttttaaaaagcAACGCAACACCTTGTTCTCGACTGTCACGCAATATCTCtctttttgaagaatttacTTCGTCACGTACAATGTGGCTACAAAGTTTCCGGATTCCAGACAAAATCTTCATCAACTTTTGGGCATTACACCTTGCGGTGAACAAAAGCTATGGCCAGACTTATATTTCATCGGGTATGTTTATTAAACTTCTCTCTGCATGTCTGATTTAGTTCTGATGAAACGTATGTTTCTTCAGCTTACAAGAAGTTAAATCACAGCCACAGAACATAGTGTTGgactatatattatttgaagaTCCTTGGACTAAAGCGTTCAGGTAAGTCTATTAATATATGCTACTTGAACTTGTATTGCGCAATatgaagaataataattaattaccgtCATATTTCCAGAGATGTGTTGAAGCAATATGATTATGTAAAGATACGTTCACAACGATTACAAGGTCTTGTTTTGAATGCTTTTTGCTTAAGGAAGCATTTAACATACTTGAGATTAATAGAAACTCAATACACCAAGACAGGTTTTGGTGGCATGTGGGTAAGAAAGCACTGTGCAAAGAGAAATTCCTGCTCTACTAACAGTAGTGCTTTTAGGGAAACAAGGGTGCAGTGAGTGTAAGGATGAACGCTTACGGAGTTAACATTTGCGTGGTGAACACGCACCTAACTCCTCATGACCACTTGCTGGCCGAAAGGATCTCAGACTACAATACTATCGTAACAGATCACACTTTTACCGCTCCTGAtacatcaaaaatattatatcacgagtatgaatatttttacgttgTAAGAGACATTACAATCAAATAGAATTAACTACATCTTCTGTAATATTAGTAACATATGTTTCTCACTAGCTACATATTTTGGATCGGTGACCTAAACTTTCGGCTCAACGGCGAAGATTTATCTGCCGCCGATATAGACGTACTAGTAAAGCAGAAACAACTAAAGGAGCTTCTCGAGAGAGACCAGTTGCAGATAGTTATGAGAGAGGGACAGGCTTTCGCCGAGCTAAGTGAAGAGAGCATCACATTTCCGCCTACTTACAAATATGAATTCGAGTCCCAAGAATTTGATCTCAAgtaaattatagaaatctaGAAGTACCAATTAaacataagatataaatcgtgaATAGTTCTGATAAATTCTTTGTCACACAGGCGTAGACCGTCTTGGACCGACAGGATTTTGTACAAAGTAAACGCGATAGATATGTATGACGACATAGAACTTAATGTAAAACAACATACTTATAAGAGTCACCCCACTTACAGCGTCTCGGATCACAAACCTGTAACTGGAGAGTTCGATATCacggtaaaaataatttcaatatatatttcttatctttctctctcattatCTGATCATATGTAAATGGAAATACTTCAGATCAGACCTAATGTAAAAGACTACAACGTGGAATTTCAAGAATGTACAGTGgaggaaaattttatatcttacaaAGTGCAGAGAGATTTTACACCAAGCAATGGTGACTGGATAGGTCTTTTTTCCAACGAATTTTCTAGTCTAGACGATTATATCGTTTACGAATACGTCAGCCGCGGTGAGtgattcattttattatactttaattatgTCGATATCATTGttgttatttgaataattatgtattaggTAAAACAACGTCAGTTCCTACTGAACCACACGCGAACATGGAACGGATATTCTTCAATGACACAGCGCTTCGTTCGTTGGATTTATATTGTCTGGTTTATGTAGCTCAACGTGGAGATCTCATCGAAATCCTGGGTGTGAGTCCGGCATTTTCGGGGCCTCGTAGAtagattgaataatatatttcgtttacttaaatttttttataatggaaTACGGAAAATCAATTCACTTAAGAATTTGCGTGTAAACACCTTTTCGTCTTTTTGTCAAGagattaaatatcaattattgtgCAGCTTTGTATTGCGAAGAGATGATAGTACTTTCTTGGCCtgattttttatcactttcttAAATCACAAGTTGTGCTGGAAATTGTGATAATGCTTTAACGATGAAATCATAGTTCCGAGTTGttcttagaaaaattaagTGAATCAAAAAATATGGCCTTTAATCAAAGGGTgcttttgatataatatagacattttataaatttagagCATTGCGAAACGATGCTTGATACGTAGAGTTTAAATGTTACTTTTGGTACCTGGTTTTTTCGTACTCTCAGACTGTGTCGCTTAGAGTGCGTTGCAGCGTATTAATCGTACGCTTTAGAGCTTGCAGTGAGTGCACCGCCACATTATTCCGCACATGAGATCTTCCATTCATTAACGCtggtgttaaaaaaattatgtatcttTCTAAGAAACAAagtatataattgattttttcctGCTTCTCGTCTCAGTGTTAATGGATTAACTGTGTACGAGTGCGCTCGTGACTGTTTCTTTagcgtaataattttttgggTTATGGCAAAGTGGCAGTTGACGCCGCCCGTATAGTATATCGTGCAAACACACATacaacgttttatttttctagcGCCGTCGAAACAAATTACACGAACAAATGTATAGAAATGTATAAATGGTTTTAAAGGGAATTcgcaaataaagaatattaatattttttattcgtctCGGCTCATTTACGCCTTACCATTCTATTAtgtcttatttatttaataaattaatttactcgTCAcgacaataaataataatgcaagcTACATGGAACGACGCAACAATGAACCGCGGCAACAATATTGTGCAAAAGTCTGCATTCCATAGTCGGACGCGATACGTGACATTGATATGTATGACAATGAATTCACAGTTTTCCATAAACAAATTCACGTGCCAGTATTCGATAAAATGTTCCGCGTATTTGATGCAACCTACTTTGAGTACGTGGCCGTACATTGACGCAATTCATTGTGTCGGATTCGATGGAATGCGAATACGAATTAATGCGACATTATAAGTGCAAAGATGCGGGTGATACACTACCGATATGAATATCGACTTGCAGCGAGGACTAAAAGAagtaaaactataaatattgttatcacGCTACGCCACGTCGCAGTTACtcagtaataattatacatatttactgTGACAAAGAATTGTGTTTCTTACTCTTGATTAACATGGATAAACGTAGTCAAGTATCACTTGGAGTTATAATTACGCCAATTGCGTTTTTTATCATGTGAGATCCTTGAGTTCATATTCTGTCTCTTTTATTCTCCTATTCTATCTCTCCGTTTTTGATGGCCATTACTTCTTTTCCCACGGTTCTATAATTAGCGCTCAAATATCGCGATAATTCGTGGAAGAAGACACAAGAATTATTGCATAAAGCattatttgcagaatttttttcgtttttatataacGATATGTGCGATGACAATATCATCTTATTCACTCTGTGTCGACGTGAATGCGATTTATCGAAGAGAAAACACGCTGCTCGCCGAGATACgcattgtataatatttataattatagacaCATCGTATGTTGAAGAGGACTAGAACTATACTTATCGAAcgcttcaataaaatataaataatctctTTCGAAGGAAAGTTCTAACGTAGCGGATCTAACTTCTAACTTTTTCGAGCAGCTTACAACGTAATCACATCGATAACACGGCGATATTTGACTCCTTGACGTCTTCTCTCGAGCGCCGTCCATCAAGAAAGCCGTTCTACTTCGTCATCGTAGCGAGGGTTGAAGCGACTTCCGTGTCATCGCAAAACCATATATTCGACTCTCGCCCTTCCTACACCGGGCCATTATCAGTATCGATCGCGTCAAGTTCACGGCCGATATCGCTTCGGTCGGCATCGAACGCATCATATACTTCCAGAATGATCGATCTGTTAGTTCCGCCCAACTATCATTGAACAAGGGATTGTCTGGGCAAGGAATGACCGCCGTTTATCACGGGCAGCAACGTCAAGTCCATGCTTCCCAGCTCCGGTTCCGTGGCATGGATTCCCCGCAGCTTTTGTATCCGGTGCCAGACAAAGTCTCTGATCGGCCTCCGCAGCACGAACAGGCCGAAGATGAGGACGCCTTGAAGAGCGTTCACTAGGTCGAACGCCGACCACTCCAGAGGGTCGCCGCCGGCCAACCACGAGATCAATTCCATCAACCAGTTGAGTCCCATTAGAAAGAAGAGCACCAAACAGACGATGAAGGTCCGCTTGAGTCTGCGGAAGAGTCTTTGATCCTCTCGATCGGAGTGCTGGTTCCGCGCCAGGCGCCTTAGCGCGAGCTCCTGCTGATAGCGACTGATCTTGACGGCCGTGATTACGAAAAGGGTCGTATTCGCCAGCAGAAGCAGACCGACTGGCACGTAGAAATAAGGCATGGCTTCCGTGTCGGCTGCagaaacgataataattaacgaTTTTCTCGGATCCGTTATTTATCGAGGAAATTAGATGAGAAGCTtgaattatgatttatttttttttactacgtGGAAATTGTTACAACCTTCCGCGAATAATGATTACGCTCGAGTcgtatatatcaattttatctaattgcaaggaaatatgttaataaagcACGAGAATGTTTAATGAGAGGTTTGAGTTGCGACAATTTTTTactatgataatataaattccaCGATGAATAACGATAACGATAATTAAATCGCGTTTATTCTATCGTGTTgcaagaaaatgtatttatacaaAGCCCTCGCTGATGCGTGCAAATGGCTAATGTATGctgacgatgacgatgagaCGCGCAATGCGAATTCTGTAAATGGACTCACATTTGAACCAGCAGCTGTCGGCACCGAAAGTGGGCTTAACGTAGGTCATGGGTATCGTGGGATTGAGATCCATCGCCATCGAGACGAGAATAAGGATAGCCGACGTTCCCCATGCCCATATCGAGTAATAGAAAAACAACGTTTTTGGTTGAATTCGCCTTTCCGCGCGATGGTTTACATGGTGACATACTAATGACCAAGTCTCGATGCACATCACGTTCAGCCAGAAAAAGCAGGCCACGAATGAGAATTGGATGACAAATGCTGAAAACACCGTCTCTTAATCAGTCTGTCTGTCATTCGTGTGTCGTCATACTTCCTAAAGCGAATCATCGCACCGGCACGCCGTCGAAATTCTGACAAATTCGATAAAAAGTGATAGTGCGACGCTGCTAATTATGAAAGCTATTTCttggaaatattataacgcgaTCTAACAatgcttttgtaaaaaatttaattaacccTTTATCTGCAACGCGCTTCAATTGAAAGTCGTGCAGTACGTTTCGCCGAAGTTTGGTCGCTGTGATAGACCAAACTTTTGTTGgagacatttttttactaGCGTATGGTTTTCCATAGCGTATACACGGCGTCCGCGGGCAAAGGGTTAAAAATTAGATCatttaatcattataaaatcattataaaattattataaaatcattataatctaattaagTAGTCTGACAAGAACGTAATTGGATCAAAAgctaaagtttttttttttaatagctaAATATCATActattttgctaaaatatttgcaagagAACTATATGTTTTTGCGACAGTGTCACGTTTACACGCGTTTACCGCTGATAATTATCTTACCTATGCTAACGCAGACTTCAGACGAGAGTTGCGAACTCGTGAGTTGCGCATTGGCCAAAGTAGTGAAGGCCACTGCCAAGCAGCCGCAATAATGGCAGAGAGCTTTCCCATGAACGTCCCTCAACCGCGGCGTTATCACATACGCCGCGATGGTGAGAATAAAAAACGGAACTGAGATTAAGAGACCGCAGGCGTAAATCGTGACCCGCGCATCCGCAGTCATCACGACGGTAACTGCAATTGTTGCATTTCATTAAGAGATTAGCAtaaagtcataaaaaaattaaatattaatggatAATCAAAGTTTCGTGATATATGAATCTTTTACATAAATCACAGTgcgaatgaataaaaattatttttctcggaGTGAtagaattgagaaaaatattaagtaagtataaaatatacagatgaaaaaagaaagagaatatttatgaaagCTTCCTTTCTAACTCTCAATTCCTCTGATGCATACCTGCAGGAAAACAAACGAGCGCCCTGAGCCCCAGTTTGGGCACAATTTCCATACAGTAGTCCTCACCAGGCATGAGCAT
This DNA window, taken from Linepithema humile isolate Giens D197 chromosome 7, Lhum_UNIL_v1.0, whole genome shotgun sequence, encodes the following:
- the LOC105675684 gene encoding G-protein coupled receptor Mth2-like isoform X1; amino-acid sequence: MMDFDKTLQFFRMRFLRICILVCLSASIAHAGDVTAIIHSIPLQNGTYDVPEEFIDRHLPLVGKCCSVDEVLVKNAKGNTVCVASNDSLAMQFSPFFSDFNRSGVLVPGDMYREFVAVIGNPCKRKYMLDPEEDNKDEYYLLLNGSIFAPHIDHVPIMLMPGEDYCMEIVPKLGLRALVCFPAVTVVMTADARVTIYACGLLISVPFFILTIAAYVITPRLRDVHGKALCHYCGCLAVAFTTLANAQLTSSQLSSEVCVSIAFVIQFSFVACFFWLNVMCIETWSLVCHHVNHRAERRIQPKTLFFYYSIWAWGTSAILILVSMAMDLNPTIPMTYVKPTFGADSCWFKSDTEAMPYFYVPVGLLLLANTTLFVITAVKISRYQQELALRRLARNQHSDREDQRLFRRLKRTFIVCLVLFFLMGLNWLMELISWLAGGDPLEWSAFDLVNALQGVLIFGLFVLRRPIRDFVWHRIQKLRGIHATEPELGSMDLTLLPVINGGHSLPRQSLVQ
- the LOC105675685 gene encoding inositol polyphosphate 5-phosphatase K; this translates as MARTAERLRIYFVTYNVATKFPDSRQNLHQLLGITPCGEQKLWPDLYFIGLQEVKSQPQNIVLDYILFEDPWTKAFRDVLKQYDYVKIRSQRLQGLVLNAFCLRKHLTYLRLIETQYTKTGFGGMWGNKGAVSVRMNAYGVNICVVNTHLTPHDHLLAERISDYNTIVTDHTFTAPDTSKILYHDYIFWIGDLNFRLNGEDLSAADIDVLVKQKQLKELLERDQLQIVMREGQAFAELSEESITFPPTYKYEFESQEFDLKRRPSWTDRILYKVNAIDMYDDIELNVKQHTYKSHPTYSVSDHKPVTGEFDITIRPNVKDYNVEFQECTVEENFISYKVQRDFTPSNGDWIGLFSNEFSSLDDYIVYEYVSRGKTTSVPTEPHANMERIFFNDTALRSLDLYCLVYVAQRGDLIEILGVSPAFSGPRR
- the LOC105675684 gene encoding G-protein coupled receptor Mth2-like isoform X2; this encodes MQFSPFFSDFNRSGVLVPGDMYREFVAVIGNPCKRKYMLDPEEDNKDEYYLLLNGSIFAPHIDHVPIMLMPGEDYCMEIVPKLGLRALVCFPAVTVVMTADARVTIYACGLLISVPFFILTIAAYVITPRLRDVHGKALCHYCGCLAVAFTTLANAQLTSSQLSSEVCVSIAFVIQFSFVACFFWLNVMCIETWSLVCHHVNHRAERRIQPKTLFFYYSIWAWGTSAILILVSMAMDLNPTIPMTYVKPTFGADSCWFKSDTEAMPYFYVPVGLLLLANTTLFVITAVKISRYQQELALRRLARNQHSDREDQRLFRRLKRTFIVCLVLFFLMGLNWLMELISWLAGGDPLEWSAFDLVNALQGVLIFGLFVLRRPIRDFVWHRIQKLRGIHATEPELGSMDLTLLPVINGGHSLPRQSLVQ
- the LOC136996855 gene encoding uncharacterized protein isoform X2 — its product is MRLGPIILSWAATAAASRLGPSSGSAAARTSRSRDYELSTEFFLVPSEIGHGLASVASVISVPAPNRTVTVFRTPPGVRKSQEVEMRPTPKSLLKQRPWALPLAALSAAAMFLMAGFEVFVLFKARATAPNRRHLFLGQALLLGLFLLAGLSAAASLSQNPLSCAAFRLVGLPAALVFAALLVKCVFLLSLNSGVYLPAPYQALVLVFAVLVQVAIVGQWFYGEPPAVIQVQQQAGAPGQAAPPSATSCKTPLGQIVASLGYPGALLVAVTCLAVRARGVRDNNREAAFIGLAVGLSLPIWISSAIGSLAAGSEDDREAWLAYGLLATSLFVFLTMFLPKGRQLAALGREGPAAVIRDRDDALSSLPGSGYSPSFFHFKPAEASLKRKMHYHSADRVALVSSGIPGCSACRHGGSPIYSDDVHAPMETFVLPPGMYLRPEDTGKLYTTLSANPNVFFQRAAHPGMMY
- the LOC136996855 gene encoding uncharacterized protein isoform X1; the protein is MRLGPIILSWAATAAASRLGPSSGSAAARTSRSRDYELSTEFFLVPSEIGHGLASVASVISVPAPNRTVTVFRTPPGVRKSQEVEMRPTPKSLLKQRPWALPLAALSAAAMFLMAGFEVFVLFKARATAPNRRHLFLGQALLLGLFLLAGLSAAASLSQNPLSCAAFRLVGLPAALVFAALLVKCVFLLSLNSGVYLPAPYQALVLVFAVLVQVAIVGQWFYGEPPAVIQVQQQAGAPGQAAPPSATSCKTPLGQIVASLGYPGALLVAVTCLAVRARGVRDNNREAAFIGLAVGLSLPIWISSAIGSLAAGSEDDREAWLAYGLLATSLFVFLTMFLPKGRQLAALGREGPAAVIRDRDDALSSLPGSGYSPSFFHFKPAEASLKRKMHYHSAGRSPDVSKDAIDNDVSAFREEKHALKARGCRYHRGDLSIYGIFEFLSQAAARNCIVPIRLCDTAGRRSAADRRFTFEKKKKKKPTV